The following are from one region of the Streptomyces fradiae genome:
- a CDS encoding serine hydrolase domain-containing protein, which yields MKLRLALLGLAAFSLMASTTPATASTPTAPAPTPGLDPAGLQSALDDLHAAGMPGAFAEVRDAGRTWRGAAGVADLESGRPVRPDLLHRVGSITKTFTSAAVLQQVEQGRVRLDAPIGDYLPDLVPGERGRAVTVRMLLNHTSGFAEYIPYAFPSITGADGPVSSKSLDENRYTHFRATDLIALGLAAPPSAEPGALPGVYSNTNYLLLGELLERVTGVPAEEYITRNVIERAGLRHTFFPTGPRIEGPHSKMYEALWGALEPPRDYSVYTMSWDMTGAGLVSTMEDLNRFYRTLLGGRIISPASLAQMRRTVPVIALDGSTISYGLGLQKVEVPGCGTFWGNEGTVWGAGAVSMTREDGRRQMSIAINLMRWSGAHPVNDALSTLKLRTLGCSESEQP from the coding sequence ATGAAACTGCGCCTTGCCCTGCTCGGGCTCGCCGCCTTCAGCCTGATGGCGAGCACCACCCCCGCCACCGCGAGCACACCCACCGCCCCCGCCCCCACCCCCGGGCTCGACCCCGCCGGGCTCCAGTCCGCCCTGGACGACCTGCACGCCGCGGGGATGCCCGGCGCGTTCGCCGAGGTACGGGACGCCGGGCGCACCTGGCGGGGCGCGGCCGGCGTCGCCGACCTGGAGAGCGGCCGGCCGGTCCGGCCCGACCTGCTGCACCGGGTCGGCAGCATCACCAAGACCTTCACCTCCGCCGCCGTCCTCCAGCAGGTCGAGCAGGGCCGGGTCCGGCTCGACGCGCCGATCGGCGACTACCTGCCCGACCTGGTGCCGGGCGAGCGCGGGCGGGCGGTCACGGTGCGGATGCTGCTCAACCACACCAGCGGCTTCGCCGAGTACATCCCGTACGCCTTCCCGTCCATCACCGGCGCCGACGGGCCGGTCTCCTCGAAGAGCCTCGACGAGAACCGCTACACGCACTTCCGGGCGACCGACCTGATCGCGCTCGGTCTCGCCGCCCCGCCGTCCGCCGAACCCGGCGCTCTGCCCGGCGTCTACTCGAACACCAACTACCTGCTGCTCGGCGAGCTGTTGGAGCGGGTGACGGGCGTCCCGGCGGAGGAGTACATCACCCGGAACGTCATCGAGCGGGCCGGTCTGCGGCACACCTTCTTCCCCACCGGACCGCGGATCGAGGGACCGCACTCGAAGATGTACGAGGCGCTGTGGGGCGCGCTCGAACCGCCGCGCGACTACAGCGTCTACACCATGTCGTGGGACATGACCGGGGCCGGCCTGGTGTCCACCATGGAGGACCTGAACCGTTTCTACCGGACGCTGCTCGGCGGCCGGATCATCTCCCCGGCCTCGCTGGCGCAGATGCGGCGCACGGTGCCGGTGATCGCCCTGGACGGGTCGACGATCTCGTACGGCCTGGGGCTGCAGAAGGTCGAGGTGCCGGGCTGCGGCACCTTCTGGGGGAACGAGGGGACGGTGTGGGGCGCCGGGGCGGTGTCGATGACGCGTGAGGACGGCAGGCGCCAGATGTCCATCGCCATCAACCTCATGCGGTGGAGCGGAGCTCATCCCGTCAACGACGCGCTGTCGACGCTGAAGCTGCGGACGCTGGGGTGTTCGGAGAGCGAACAGCCCTGA